CTCCAGGGCGAGATCCGAGGAGAGGGTCGAACCGACTCGAGAGACAGTCGTCGCGCTTTTGCCAATACGCGCGCTACCGGTACCCAATGGCCGGTATCATCGACACGATTAAACTCGCGAGCACCCTCGTCCTCGCGATTCCCGCTGCGCTCGCGGGACTCGAGTTCCTGCTCGTCCGCGGCGAGACGACGACCGGAGCGATACTGCTCGTGCTCGCCGTCGGGCTGGTCGGACTGCAACACTGGATCCCGACGCCGGGAGACATCCCTGGGATGTTCGCCAAACGGGTCCTCGGATCGGTAGTGAAGGAGCCAGAGCCGGACCCAGAACCAAACGACGAGCAGGACTCCTAGCTTCTCATCCAACCGACCGACACCGATTCGACGCAGTCTCGTCGGCCGCTCGAGGCGGCTTCATTTGATCCAGCCGACGGCGATAGCGGCTTCGGGGTCCGATACGCACAACCGGAAGATAGCAGGGACGACGAAGCGGTGACAGCCGGTGGTAGCTATTTACTCGTCGCGACTGTCGGACACCCACCGATGGTCGACGGAGATTCAGTAAAACAGTCCCTCCGGAATCGCCTCCGCGGTAGTACGTCCGGCAGGCGGATCGACCGCTCGAGCGAGAACCGGATCAAGCGGTGGATCCTGTTCGACGGGAACCGCGAACGTGTCGCCGTCGGACTGCTCGCCACCGTCTTCGCCGTCCTTCTGGTGATGGGTGGCGTTTGGCCGATCGAGTACCAGGAGCTGTTGAGCGAGACGACGATAATCCAGACGGTGTTCAACACCCTCCTCTCGGGAACGATCTTGCTGGTCTCGATCGTCGTTTCCATCGCCGCGGTGGGGATTTCGCAGGAACTCACCTCGCTGGGCAATCAGTCCGAGCGGGTCGAGACGACAATCGACTTCCAGGGACAGATCGAGGACCACGGCATCGTCGACGTGAGTCCGGCGCGGCCAGGCCAGTTCACCGCGGTCGTTCTCCGCTCGATCAAGGAGCGGGCGGACGAACTCCAGCAACTCGACGGCGACGCCGACCGCGGACAGGGGTACCGCGACGAGGTCGAGCGGCTCCGTACCGACATCCACGCCAACACCGAAGAGGTCCTGACGACGCTCTCGCGCGTTCCGAACGGCTCGACCGACGAACTTCTCACGGGACTGAACTACGATTCCTCGTGGCAGCTCTACCAGGCACGGCGCATCCTGACGAAGTACGACGAGCGACTGACCGACGCCGAACGGCAGGTAATCGAGGAGATCATGGACACGCTACGCACGCTCATGGTCTGTCGCGAGTACTTCAAAACGCTGTACTACAAGCTCGAGCTTTCCGATCTCTCGACGACGCTGCTGACGGTCTCCTTGCCGACCATCATCTTCATCACATACGTGCTGCTCGCGCTCAATACGGGACTGTTCCCGAACGTCACCGTCTTCGGCTACACCCCGCTAACGGTCTTCATCAGCCTCGCGTACACGATCGCGCTCGCACCCTACGCCGTGCTCACCTCCTACGTCTTCCGCGCGGCGACGGTGACCAAGCGGACGCCCGAGGAGGGGCCGTTCGTGCTCGACGCGGATCGCGAGACGGCCTACGACGCGTCGACAACCGAGGCGGAGCCGACCGGAGACGTGAAGTGATCACTAGGCAGCCGTCAGCCCGCTCACTCGTTCCTGAGCAGCGCCGTCGGCTCGAGCGAGCGCGAGAGGGTAGCGAGTCGCTCGACGGTGGTCCGCCCGTCGTCGGCCCCCTCACCCTTTGTGAAGACATCGGCAATCCGTATCCAGGTGCCCTCGCTGTCCGCGTTTTGATCGTCGCTTCCGCCGTCGAGATCGACGGCCGCCTCGAGACAGACGACGCTGCCCGGTCCGATGTCGTCACCGCCGGCGAGCGGTCGCTCGCGCGGCTCGAGGCCGATGCCCGCTACCCGCGTCTCGATCCCGCCATCCTCGCCGAACGCGCGGATCTCGGCCTCGAGGTCGGCTTCGACGGCGGTCACGGATTCCGTGCCCGCGGTCAACATTGCTCGACTCGAGCGGAACGCCTGGGTGACGGCGACGTGGGCGCGCCGTTCTCGCCCCCCGTCGCTGTCGACGACGAGCGTGCGCGCGAGGCGGCCGTGGTAGCCGTCGGGTCCTTGCGGTGTCGCCGAGAGGACGATCGGCTCGCCGGGCCGAAGTGCGGAGTCGGCTCCGTCGCTCGCGGGGAAGTCGACGACGGTATTGCCCGCAGGGAACGCCCCGGCCCCGACGATCGCCTCGTCGATTACGGTCCGGAGCCGGGTAGCCGTCAACGGCGCGCCGTCGACGACGAGCCGTCCGTCCTCGGCCGTCGCCGACGCGAGCACCGAGGCACCGCGGCGAATGCCGGCGGCTGCGCCGCGCTGTGCAGTCTCGATGCGAACTCGTTCGCCGTCGGTCTTTTCCGCTCGAGCGCGGTCGATTGCATCCGTCGAGGCGAGCGAGAGCTCGCCCTCGTTCTCGAGGTAGAGCGCGGCGTCGTGAGGGATCGTGGACGGTGCCAGGACGGTCGCGCCGTTGCCCCCTTCGGAGTCCTCGCTTCCGTCAGCCGTCGATACACGCTCCGAGAGGTCACTCGCGAGTTCGACCGCGGGGTGGGTCCCGGATGCAGCCGACGACCGGCACAGCCAGTCGGTTCCGTCGTAGCCGATCGCGAGGACTGTCCGCGCTCGAGTCCCGCTCAAGTCGCCGAGGCTAGCCTCGTCGGACCCGGCTGCCGCGAAGCGTCTCGCGGACGATAGCTGCAGGCAGTACCGGAGCGCTGGATCGCGGATGGTGCCCGCGTGGACAAACGCGGCTGCACCGCGGGACGCGAGTTCGTCGTCGAGTACCGCCTCGAGACGGTCAGCCTCGAGGGCGGCCAGTTCGGTTCCTGGGACAGCGGCGTCGCTCTCGGTGTCGTCGTCGGAGCGAAACGATCCGTCGGTCACGGCTTACGGTGCTTCCGCGCCCGCTTCGGGTTCGACTTCCGCTTCGTCATCGTCGTCGTCGGACTCGGTCGGCTGCTGGGCCTCCTCGACGAGGTCCTCGAGGGTCCTGTCGGTGAGTTCGTTGTGCAACAGGACGTCGATCGGCAGGGTCGGCGCGCCGTCGACTAAGTTCTCGAGGAGGACGAGCCGTTCGCGGGCCCGGGACATGCCGACGTAGAAGACGCGCCGTTCGTTGTCGGTCAGGACGGGCACGGGCGAGGTGGACTTGGTGAACTCCTCGACGCCGGGGACGTCCTCGGGGTCGTCGACGGTCGCGACCATCTGCTCGACGACCTTCTCGGTGAGGTCGGTGCCGACGATGACGTGGTCGGCCTCGCGACCCTTGGCGGAGTGGATCGTGCCGACGCGGACGCGGTCGGTCTCCATCCCGAGGTACTCGCCGATCGCGAAGTACGAGCGGACGCTCTTCTTCTGGAAGTTAGTCACCTTCCGGACCATATCGGCCGCCGACGCGGGGCCGGGCATGAACGGAACGTGGTCCTCGACGACTTCGGCGGGGATCATTAGCGCTTGGAGGTCGTCGATACCGGACTCTTCCTGGCGCTCGTCGATGGTGTCGAAGAGGTCGTCGCGCTCCTTGGTGCCGAAGGCCGACTCCTGAAGCATGTCCGCGAGCCGGCGGGCCTGCAACCCGGTGACGTCCTCGCCCGCGTCGATCGCCTCGACGGCGCGGACGTACTGGGTGAGGCGGTCGGTCCACATCCGCTGGTCGGTCAGCGACGTGAACGGAATCCCTTCGGTGATGAACTCGTCGATGAACTGGAACATCTGGTAGCGCGCCCGGAACAGCACCATGACGCTGCCGTCCGTTTCGACGAGCGTCCGTCGAACGTTCCGGACGACGTCGAGCATCGAGGCGTTCGCCCGCGCCTCGACCGCACCGCCTTCCTTGCGGGGTTTGAGGTCCTTGTCCTGTCGCTTCTCGATGTGGCGAATCTCCTGGTTGACCGCGTTGAGGACGTTCGACGGGAGACGGTAGGAGTTCGGCAGAATAATGTCCTCGTCGACCTCTTCCTCGAGGAGCAGGGCGGGGTCGGCGCCCTGCCAGGAGTAGACGACCTGGTCGTCGTCGCCGGCGATCAGAACCTGCTCCATGTGGGGTTTCCACTCGTCGTAGACGTCGTACTGGAGCGTGGTGATGTCCTGAAACTCGTCGATCACCAGGTAGTCGACGCTGGGCAGCAGCGAGCGCTGCTTGACGCGCTCTAACATGTCGGCGAAGCCGATCTTGCCCTGCTCGCCCTTGAACGAGCGCCACGCCCGGATCGCTTCGGGGACGTCGATCCGGTCGTCGTCGCTTGGCCAGGTGGGCGTGTACTTGTTGCCCTCCTGGGCGTTCGGGTCGATCTCGGGTGGAAGGCGGACCTCCTCTTCGTCCCACTGGAAGGGAACGTCGTACCAGTCAGAAACGTCGCGGCTGGTCCGCTGGAGCCACTGGCTCGTGGCGATGATCTTGTTCCCGATCGTCGTCGAGCGGGCGGTCCGGCGACCGGCGCCGCTGTACTCGTCCTCGAACTCGAGGCCGTACTCTTCGCAGAACTCTTCCTTCTCGGATTCGCCGATCACGTCGCTGCGGGAGAGATCCAGCAGATCGTAGGCCTTCGCGTGCATCGTACAGACGTTGCCCTGCAGCGCACGCGGACTCTCGTCGAGTCGCTCGGCCAGTCGTTCGCGAACCTCCTGGGCTGCCGCTCGCGTGTACGAGACGACGAGGATATCCCGGAACGTAACGCCGTCCTGATCGAGGATTTCTTCGACGTGGTCGAGAAGCGCGGTCGTCTTCCCGCTTCCCGGACCACCGAACAGCCGGGTCACCTTCGTCTCCGTGGTAGCCATTGTACCCATTCAAGGGCGCGATACTCTTAAGTGACGTGGGTTCTGTACGGGGAGAAATCGACAGTGCGATCGGGGACTGG
This portion of the Halopiger aswanensis genome encodes:
- a CDS encoding DUF7533 family protein; its protein translation is MAGIIDTIKLASTLVLAIPAALAGLEFLLVRGETTTGAILLVLAVGLVGLQHWIPTPGDIPGMFAKRVLGSVVKEPEPDPEPNDEQDS
- a CDS encoding UvrD-helicase domain-containing protein gives rise to the protein MATTETKVTRLFGGPGSGKTTALLDHVEEILDQDGVTFRDILVVSYTRAAAQEVRERLAERLDESPRALQGNVCTMHAKAYDLLDLSRSDVIGESEKEEFCEEYGLEFEDEYSGAGRRTARSTTIGNKIIATSQWLQRTSRDVSDWYDVPFQWDEEEVRLPPEIDPNAQEGNKYTPTWPSDDDRIDVPEAIRAWRSFKGEQGKIGFADMLERVKQRSLLPSVDYLVIDEFQDITTLQYDVYDEWKPHMEQVLIAGDDDQVVYSWQGADPALLLEEEVDEDIILPNSYRLPSNVLNAVNQEIRHIEKRQDKDLKPRKEGGAVEARANASMLDVVRNVRRTLVETDGSVMVLFRARYQMFQFIDEFITEGIPFTSLTDQRMWTDRLTQYVRAVEAIDAGEDVTGLQARRLADMLQESAFGTKERDDLFDTIDERQEESGIDDLQALMIPAEVVEDHVPFMPGPASAADMVRKVTNFQKKSVRSYFAIGEYLGMETDRVRVGTIHSAKGREADHVIVGTDLTEKVVEQMVATVDDPEDVPGVEEFTKSTSPVPVLTDNERRVFYVGMSRARERLVLLENLVDGAPTLPIDVLLHNELTDRTLEDLVEEAQQPTESDDDDDEAEVEPEAGAEAP
- a CDS encoding M24 family metallopeptidase; translation: MTDGSFRSDDDTESDAAVPGTELAALEADRLEAVLDDELASRGAAAFVHAGTIRDPALRYCLQLSSARRFAAAGSDEASLGDLSGTRARTVLAIGYDGTDWLCRSSAASGTHPAVELASDLSERVSTADGSEDSEGGNGATVLAPSTIPHDAALYLENEGELSLASTDAIDRARAEKTDGERVRIETAQRGAAAGIRRGASVLASATAEDGRLVVDGAPLTATRLRTVIDEAIVGAGAFPAGNTVVDFPASDGADSALRPGEPIVLSATPQGPDGYHGRLARTLVVDSDGGRERRAHVAVTQAFRSSRAMLTAGTESVTAVEADLEAEIRAFGEDGGIETRVAGIGLEPRERPLAGGDDIGPGSVVCLEAAVDLDGGSDDQNADSEGTWIRIADVFTKGEGADDGRTTVERLATLSRSLEPTALLRNE